One stretch of Dehalococcoidia bacterium DNA includes these proteins:
- a CDS encoding penicillin acylase family protein, whose amino-acid sequence MALRRLRGAALLAAVGVGAAALAYRLLSGRQPAGRRQLRLVGLREPVEVLRDRWGVPHIYARNLWDLFFVLGYLQARDRLWQLDFYRRLATGTLAEVMGEAALEYDRLMRRVGIGRVARRDVDRLQPQVREALEAFAAGVNAWLASGTLPVECLVLRYRPQPWQVADSTAIGRFIAWTLSGNWDREVLRAWLLERFGPETLAELEPQYPLGKPLVLPPGSPSRSPGPDLRREFRELALAVVGGGLSNNWVVDGSKSVTGKPLLANDPHLPLSIPCIWYEAHLEAPGLRAAGVCLPGLPAIIIGHNQRIAWGVTAAMVDQDDLYIERLDPSDPSRYQFQGRWEQGEVVREEIRVRGREEPVVEEVLVTRHGPIISPCLPGVDRPLALRSVCLEERDFAGGLLALMQAEDWEGFRSALRGWVSSVLNFVYADVDGNIGYQMAGLVPVRRKGLGLAPAPGWTGEYEWEGYLPFEELPHSFNPPSHWLATANNKVVDDDYPHFLSAEYVDSPRIERIVQVLTSRQALSSEDFRALQTDLQSLPGQELAKLILSLEPRDPWARRAQTFVGAWDGSLHPESIAAAIVQAFFVHLVKRALEEKVGAMADFLLGRPVHPLRDAGHFFIDSASWLLRKMQERPDWFPGRTWREVAEQALVDAVRDLRRRLGDDMTRWQWGRLHRLVLRHPLGQVRALAPIFNRGPYPVGGDANTVAQAAYLPYDGYEVVSFAASWRMIVDLADFNRSLGVIPGGQSGNPASRHYTDQLQLWLQGEYHPMPWDREQVEKHVESRLHLTP is encoded by the coding sequence ATGGCGTTGCGTAGGTTGAGGGGAGCCGCCCTGCTAGCCGCCGTGGGCGTAGGGGCGGCAGCCCTGGCCTACCGCCTGCTGAGCGGGCGCCAGCCCGCAGGCCGTCGACAGCTCAGGCTGGTGGGCCTGCGGGAGCCAGTGGAGGTGCTGCGCGACCGCTGGGGAGTGCCCCACATCTACGCCAGGAACCTCTGGGACCTCTTCTTCGTCCTGGGCTACCTGCAGGCCCGGGACAGGCTCTGGCAACTGGACTTCTACCGTCGGCTCGCCACCGGCACCCTGGCCGAGGTGATGGGCGAGGCGGCCCTGGAATACGACCGCCTGATGCGGCGGGTGGGCATCGGCCGCGTCGCCCGCCGTGACGTGGACCGACTGCAGCCCCAGGTGAGGGAGGCACTGGAGGCCTTCGCCGCCGGCGTCAACGCCTGGCTCGCCTCGGGCACCCTTCCGGTGGAGTGCCTGGTGCTGCGATACCGCCCCCAGCCATGGCAGGTCGCCGACTCCACCGCCATCGGGCGCTTCATAGCCTGGACGCTGTCCGGCAACTGGGACCGAGAGGTGCTCAGGGCCTGGCTGCTGGAGCGCTTCGGTCCCGAAACGTTGGCCGAACTGGAGCCCCAGTACCCCCTGGGCAAGCCACTGGTGCTGCCCCCTGGGTCACCCTCCCGCTCCCCTGGCCCGGATCTACGTCGGGAGTTCCGCGAGCTGGCGCTGGCAGTGGTGGGCGGCGGCCTCAGCAACAACTGGGTGGTGGATGGCAGCAAGTCGGTGACGGGGAAGCCACTGCTGGCCAACGACCCCCACCTGCCCCTGAGCATTCCCTGCATATGGTACGAAGCGCATCTCGAGGCCCCGGGACTGCGCGCGGCAGGGGTCTGCCTTCCCGGGCTGCCAGCCATCATCATCGGTCACAACCAGCGCATCGCCTGGGGCGTGACGGCGGCCATGGTGGACCAGGACGACCTGTATATCGAGCGGTTGGATCCTTCGGACCCGTCCCGTTATCAGTTCCAGGGGCGCTGGGAGCAGGGGGAGGTGGTGAGGGAGGAGATACGGGTGCGGGGGCGCGAAGAGCCGGTGGTGGAGGAGGTGCTCGTCACCCGTCATGGCCCCATCATCAGCCCCTGCCTGCCCGGGGTGGACAGGCCGCTGGCGCTGCGCAGCGTCTGTCTGGAGGAGAGGGACTTCGCCGGGGGCCTCCTGGCGCTGATGCAGGCCGAGGACTGGGAGGGGTTCCGGTCAGCCCTGAGAGGATGGGTCTCCAGCGTCCTCAATTTTGTATACGCCGACGTAGACGGCAACATCGGTTACCAGATGGCCGGACTGGTGCCCGTGCGCAGAAAGGGGCTGGGGCTGGCGCCGGCACCGGGCTGGACGGGCGAGTACGAATGGGAGGGCTACCTGCCTTTCGAGGAGTTGCCCCACAGCTTCAACCCTCCCTCCCACTGGCTGGCCACAGCCAACAACAAGGTGGTGGACGACGACTACCCCCACTTTCTCAGCGCCGAGTATGTGGACAGCCCCCGCATCGAGCGCATCGTCCAGGTGCTTACGTCGCGACAGGCCCTGTCCAGCGAGGACTTTCGTGCCCTCCAGACCGACCTGCAGTCGCTGCCGGGGCAGGAGCTGGCAAAGCTCATCCTGTCCCTCGAGCCGCGAGACCCCTGGGCACGCCGGGCCCAGACCTTCGTGGGGGCCTGGGACGGCTCCCTGCATCCGGAGAGCATCGCTGCCGCCATCGTGCAGGCCTTCTTCGTCCACCTGGTGAAGAGGGCGCTGGAGGAAAAGGTGGGCGCCATGGCCGATTTCCTCCTGGGTCGGCCGGTGCACCCCCTACGCGACGCCGGCCACTTCTTCATCGACTCCGCTTCCTGGCTGCTGCGCAAGATGCAGGAGCGGCCCGACTGGTTCCCCGGCCGCACCTGGCGGGAAGTGGCCGAACAGGCGCTGGTGGACGCCGTGCGCGATCTGCGCCGTCGCCTGGGCGACGACATGACCCGCTGGCAATGGGGCCGGCTCCACCGCCTCGTGCTGCGGCACCCCCTGGGGCAGGTGCGGGCGCTGGCGCCCATCTTCAACCGCGGCCCCTACCCGGTGGGCGGTGATGCCAATACCGTGGCCCAGGCCGCGTATCTGCCCTACGATGGCTACGAGGTGGTCAGCTTCGCTGCCTCCTGGCGCATGATCGTCGACCTGGCCGACTTCAACCGCAGCCTCGGGGTCATCCCCGGAGGTCAGTCGGGCAACCCCGCCAGTCGCCACTACACGGACCAGCTCCAGCTCTGGCTCCAGGGCGAATATCATCCCATGCCCTGGGACCGGGAGCAGGTGGAGAAGCACGTAGAGTCTCGCCTGCACCTCACCCCGTGA
- a CDS encoding phosphoglycerate kinase: MAKKSVRDIDVRGKRVLVRVDFNVPLDQSDHRVLDDSRIRASLPTIRHLQEQRARIVLCSHLGRPKGRDESLSLAPVARRLSELLGRTVPLAPCCVGREVEELVASLGEGDVLLLENVRFHPEEEKNDPEYARALARLADVYVNDAFAAAHRAHASTAGVAAYVPAVAGLLMEREIAHLSRALEPERPYAAVIGGAKISTKIGVLHNLLRRADRLLLGGGMANTFLKAEGFPVGASLVEDDYLDEARRIMDEARERGVRLLLPSDVTVAERVAADAQTRRVSVKEVPEGWHIVDIGDTTLDVFARALEDCRTVVWNGPMGIMELEPFARGSRRLAGIIAGLRDAVTIVGGGETAAVVESLGLADRFTHVSTGGGATLEFLEGRELPGIAALLDA; this comes from the coding sequence GTGGCGAAGAAGAGCGTGCGCGATATAGACGTGCGCGGTAAGCGGGTGCTGGTGAGGGTGGACTTCAACGTCCCCCTGGACCAGTCCGACCACCGCGTGCTGGACGATTCCCGCATCCGCGCCTCCCTCCCTACCATCCGTCACCTGCAGGAGCAGAGGGCGCGCATCGTCCTCTGCTCCCACCTGGGACGGCCCAAGGGTCGCGACGAGAGCCTTAGCCTCGCGCCAGTAGCCCGACGCCTCTCGGAGCTGCTGGGGAGGACAGTGCCCCTGGCACCCTGTTGCGTGGGGCGGGAGGTGGAGGAACTGGTCGCCTCCCTGGGCGAGGGCGACGTCCTGCTGCTGGAGAACGTCCGCTTTCATCCCGAGGAGGAGAAGAACGACCCCGAATACGCCCGCGCCCTCGCACGCCTGGCCGACGTCTACGTCAATGACGCCTTCGCTGCCGCTCACCGAGCCCATGCCTCCACCGCCGGTGTGGCCGCCTATGTGCCGGCGGTGGCGGGTCTGCTGATGGAGCGGGAGATAGCCCACCTTTCGAGGGCGCTGGAGCCGGAGCGGCCCTACGCCGCCGTCATCGGTGGGGCGAAGATCAGCACCAAAATAGGGGTGCTGCACAACCTTCTGCGGCGGGCAGACCGTCTGCTGCTGGGGGGCGGCATGGCCAATACCTTCCTCAAGGCTGAGGGGTTCCCGGTGGGCGCTTCCCTGGTGGAGGACGACTATCTCGACGAGGCCCGGCGAATCATGGACGAGGCGCGGGAGCGGGGCGTGCGCCTGCTCCTGCCCAGCGACGTGACTGTCGCCGAGCGGGTGGCGGCCGATGCCCAGACCCGTCGCGTGTCGGTGAAGGAGGTCCCTGAGGGCTGGCACATCGTCGACATCGGCGACACGACCCTGGACGTGTTCGCGCGCGCCCTGGAGGACTGCCGCACGGTGGTCTGGAACGGGCCTATGGGCATCATGGAGCTGGAGCCCTTCGCTCGTGGCTCGAGGCGGCTGGCGGGCATCATAGCCGGCCTGCGGGATGCCGTTACCATCGTCGGTGGCGGCGAGACGGCGGCCGTCGTGGAATCTCTGGGCCTGGCCGACCGCTTCACCCACGTC
- the guaA gene encoding glutamine-hydrolyzing GMP synthase — MTRPVPPPSHRLSASDDVEVSTYLEIAREREGHAPAPGPSERRRQPETVVVLDFGSQYSMLIARRVRECNVYCELVPPDTPWDEIARLSPRGFILSGGPASVYDEGAPLAPHYVFGSGLPVLGICYGMQLLAHQLGGRVAPSQRREYGLSLLQVDDPSSPLFAGLPTSFPVWMSHGDQVTELPPGFRALAHSDNSPVAVMADDSRMFGLQFHPEVVHTPLGKEIIRNFLYRVCGCRGDWTPGNFIAEAVERVRETVGGSRVLCALSGGVDSAVTAALVHRAVGDQLTCIFVNNGLLRREEPERVQDTFRRHLGIPLVYVDATRTFLERLRGVTDPEEKRKVIGETFIRVFEAEAGKLGEFEFIAQGTTYPDVIESAAGSGAAAKIKTHHNVGGLPKEMSFRLLEPLRYLFKDEVRRVGLELGLPEEMVYRQPFPGPGLAIRVIGEVTEEKLELLRACDWIVMDEIKRAGLYRQLWQSFAVLTDTRSVGVMGDYRTYGYVVAVRAVTAEDAMTADWARLPYDVLARISSRIVNEVPGVNRVVYDITSKPPGTIEWE; from the coding sequence ATGACCCGGCCGGTCCCGCCCCCCAGCCACCGCCTGTCCGCCTCCGACGACGTGGAGGTCTCTACCTATCTGGAGATCGCCCGCGAGCGGGAGGGCCACGCTCCGGCTCCCGGGCCGTCGGAGCGGCGTCGGCAGCCCGAGACGGTAGTCGTCCTGGACTTCGGCTCCCAGTATAGCATGCTCATCGCCCGCAGGGTGCGAGAATGCAACGTCTACTGCGAGCTGGTGCCGCCCGACACCCCCTGGGACGAGATAGCGCGCCTCTCGCCGCGGGGCTTCATCCTCTCGGGTGGCCCTGCATCGGTATACGATGAAGGTGCCCCCCTGGCGCCCCACTACGTCTTCGGGTCGGGCCTGCCGGTGCTGGGCATCTGTTACGGCATGCAATTGCTGGCCCACCAGCTCGGGGGCCGCGTAGCCCCCTCTCAACGACGCGAATACGGCCTGTCGCTGTTGCAGGTGGACGATCCCTCCTCCCCCCTCTTCGCGGGGCTGCCCACATCCTTCCCCGTCTGGATGTCCCACGGCGACCAGGTGACGGAGCTGCCGCCGGGATTCCGTGCTCTGGCCCATTCGGACAACTCCCCCGTGGCGGTCATGGCCGATGACTCGCGTATGTTCGGCCTCCAGTTCCATCCCGAGGTGGTGCACACGCCTCTGGGCAAGGAGATCATCCGCAACTTCCTCTACCGTGTCTGCGGCTGTCGTGGCGACTGGACACCGGGCAACTTCATCGCCGAGGCGGTGGAGCGCGTACGGGAGACGGTGGGCGGCAGCCGCGTCCTCTGCGCCCTTTCGGGCGGGGTGGACTCGGCGGTGACGGCTGCCCTGGTGCACCGGGCCGTGGGCGACCAGCTCACCTGCATCTTCGTCAACAATGGCCTCCTGCGGCGAGAGGAGCCGGAGCGGGTTCAGGACACCTTCCGCCGCCACCTCGGCATTCCGCTGGTCTACGTGGACGCTACCCGCACTTTCTTGGAGCGGCTGCGGGGAGTGACGGACCCGGAGGAGAAGCGAAAAGTCATCGGCGAGACCTTTATCCGCGTGTTCGAGGCCGAGGCTGGCAAGCTGGGCGAATTCGAGTTCATTGCCCAGGGCACCACCTACCCCGACGTTATCGAGAGCGCTGCCGGCTCCGGCGCCGCCGCCAAGATCAAGACCCACCACAACGTGGGCGGCCTGCCCAAGGAGATGAGCTTCCGCCTGCTGGAGCCCCTGCGCTACCTGTTCAAGGACGAGGTGCGGCGGGTGGGGCTGGAGCTGGGCCTGCCCGAGGAGATGGTCTACCGCCAGCCCTTCCCCGGCCCGGGGCTGGCCATCCGCGTCATCGGCGAGGTGACGGAGGAGAAGCTGGAGCTGCTGCGGGCCTGCGACTGGATCGTGATGGACGAGATCAAGCGGGCGGGCCTCTACCGGCAGCTCTGGCAGTCCTTCGCCGTGCTGACCGACACGCGCTCGGTGGGGGTCATGGGCGACTACCGCACCTACGGCTACGTGGTGGCGGTGCGGGCGGTGACGGCCGAGGACGCCATGACGGCCGACTGGGCGCG